Genomic segment of Desulfovibrio sp. Fe33:
GTATGTGGTTTACCAGCCAGTCTTTAAGGAAATAAAACAGGTCGCGGCTCATGCCCGTCTGTCCCGAATCGAACTTGTCGATGAATTCCGAGACCTGTCCGAGCAGTTTCCCGTGGACGGATTTGTGTTCCTCCGTTTCGGAGTAGCCGTATTTTTCGAACAGGGTCTCTTCCTGATTGAAATGGAATGAGGTGTAGCGCCGCAGTTCCTCCAGCGTCTCGCCGATCATGGCTTTGCCCTTGCCCTGGAGCATGGCGCTGTTCAGCCTGTTGATGAGCTTGACCAACTCCTTGTGCTGGTCGTCGATGAGGTCGATGCCTGTCGCGATGCTGTCGTCCCAGACTATGAGCGGCTTGTCGTCCCCGGACGTCAGGAAATCGCTGCGAAACCGTTTTGCCGGTTTGGAACCGGTTGTCGCGGCAAGGCTTCGGGCCGGTTTCGGCGGGGGCAGATATTCCGGCTGGGGTTTCGCCTTTCGGGGCGGTGTAACCCGCGTCTCCTCCCCGGTCTTGAAGAAGTGCAGTTCGCTGCGGAGAAGGTTCGCCTCGCCGGACAGTTCCTCGGTGGTCGCGGAAAGATCGCGGGCCATGTGGGCGGTTTCGCCGATGCCCCGGTCCAGGTCCCGCACGGATCGGCCGACCATCTCGGCGTCGCGCTGCTGTTCGGCGCTGGAAGCGTTGATTTCCTCAATCATGTTCGCAGTTTTTTCTATGTCGGGAACCAGGAGCTGCAACAGCTCCCCGGCTTCGTTGGATATGCCCAGGGTGTTCGATGACAATTCGCTGATCTCCTTGGCCGCCTGCCCGCTCCGTTCGGCGAGCTTGCGGACTTCGGAGGCCACCACGGCGAATCCCTTGCCGTGTTCGCCTGCGCGCGCCGCCTCGATGGCCGCGTTCAGGGCCAGGAGGTTGGTCTGCCTCGCGATTTCCTCGATGACCGTGATCTTGCCCGCGATGGTGGTGATGGCTTCCAGGGCCGTGCCCACGGACTCACCGCTCTTGCGGGCGTCCTCGGCCGCCTTTACGGCCAGTTGGTGGGTTTCCCTCGAATTGCCCGCCGTGGTCGAAATGGTCGAACGCATTCCTTCCATGAGGGAGGCTATCTCTCCCACGGAAGCGGCTTGGCTGGTGGCGCTCCGCGCCAGATCGGCGGCCATTTCGTTGAGGTCCGCGCTGCGGTCCGCCATATTCACGGTCGACGCCTTGGCGCGGCTTACCACGGTTTTGAGTTTTTCCTCCATGGTGCCGAGCGTGCGCGCGACCATGCCGATTTCATCCTTCTGCCGGTTGTCGTATACTTGGGTCAGGTCTCCCCGGCAGATGGTGTCCATGGTTGAACTGAATGTGTGCAGGGGCCTGACCAGCTTGCGCTGGATGGTCAGGAAGCTGACCAGAGTGGTCAGGATCATGATGGCTATACCCGCGACCTGGGTGGCCAGCAGAACGTCGACCCGGCTTTCGGATTCCGCCTGCATCATGGTTACGGCTTCGTTCATGTTGACCAGGACGGCCAGGCATTTCTTGTTGAAATCGTTGTCCAGGGTCTGCTTTTCAAGGATGTCGCCGAGGGCTGCGTCATATGGTCCCCAGAGTTGTCTCACCTTGAGCAATTGCGTTTTTACGGATTCGGAAGGGGCGGGCAGGTCCCGTTTCGGCCCGTCGGGGTTGGCGGTCACCGGGGCGGGCCCGGAGTAGGTCAGTGCGGTCAGGGTATCCCTGAACAGCCGGGAGGTCGTCTCCACCTGCTTCCGCAGTTCGATGCCGTCGTTGCCCGTCCGCCGATCTTCGAGATAGAGCAGGGCCTCCTTGGCCATTTTTTGGCTGAGCATACGCTGGCGGCCCACCAGGTTGATGACCAAGCCATCGCTCTCCTGAGCCGAGGTGATGACGGCGGTCGCCACGAACATTCCCAGGCCCACGGCCAGTAGAAGTCCGATGGCCGAATAGAGCTTCAATCTCAGACTCATCCTTCCCTCCTGCGTCAACACGTGAAAACTCACCGCTCTAGGCGTGATTGTTCGATGTGTTATGCGTAGTTATCAGATAAATATCGGCAACGTGATTATAATTCGTCGGCGGGATAAACAATATAAAGGGTTGGACTGAGCCGGGGGGAATGAGGAAGTCGTGTACGGCGAGAAAAAGCCCTCACGATTGCGCGCAAGGGCCATGGTCATTCCTGTTTCCCGTAGTCGGCTGTACGGGAGCGGACGGGTGTTTACGGCCCCGTCAGAGAGGGCTTTCGGCGGCACCGCCGGACTCGGGGACGGTTGATTGCGGACGGCGCAGGGTGTTCAGTTCCTTCAAGATGGCGGATTTCCAGGCCTGGTATCCCGAATAGGTCAAATGAATGCCGTCATAGGTATACTCCGCCTTGAGCTTGCCGTCCGGCCCGGCCAGCGCGGAGTGGATATCAAGGAAGAATTGCCCGTTTTCCTTCGCCGTCCTGGCGAGTTCCTTGTTGACGGAACGGATGCGGGGGATGAGTTTCGCCGGTTTGCCCGCGACGGGCAGGATGCTTTGCAGGTAAATCGATCCGGGGGGCGTCTTTTGGAGAATGGGTTCAAGCTCGGACGCGATGTCCGTATCCGACTCCGACAGGATGTCGTTGATTCCGATCAGTATGAAGACGTGTCGCGGATTGAACGATGTCACCGTGGCGTCCCATCGTTTGACCAAACCGGTGGACGTGTCCGAGAGTATTCCGCAATTTTGCACGTTTTTGCCCGGGAAAAAATCGTTCAGGGGGCAAAAGAAGGTCAGGCTGTCACCGGCAAAGACCACTTCCGCATCAAGCTGTTTGGCAAGTTCCGCGAGCATGTTCGCCCGCGCTTCGTACGCCGGGCTTTTCGGTTCGGCCGGGACGGGCGGATAGAGCCGTTTCAGGAGCTTGCCTCCTACCCACATGTTCGCCGGAAGCAGGATGGCGATGAGCAGGAGGATGAGTTTTTGCTTAACGGCCAAGTCGAACTCCTGTTTTTTTCAGAATCGTGGCGAGCCCCGCAAGCAGGACCAGGAGCAGGGCGAAGCTGACGGACAGGGGGACACCGTATTCGGTCGTCAGGAAAAACACGGGATTGTATTTTATCAGGAAGGGGCCGTGCAGCAGGTACAGTTCATAGGAAATCGCGCCCGCGCACCAATATGCCTTGCTGTTGATTCCAACCTGTCCCAATAGAGCGAAGGTCGACAGCAGGAAAATTGTCCACAGCAGTCCGTTGATTTCCCGCATCCCGATTTTAGCGACCGAGGGCAGCCATTCTATCTGGCCGCTGTAAAGCGAGTACTTGATCATTAGAAATACCGTCAAGGACGACATGGCCGCCCCCATTGTTGTGGTTGGGCGTCGTCGGATGAAGTCGACGATGGGCTTGCGGTATAGACCGGCCAGGCAACCGGCTGGAAATGCCAGATATTTCGCCCAGTCGACGTGAATGAAGTAATAATCCGCCAGGAAGAGAAGCGGAGCCGCCGCAGTGAGAACCAGGGCTCCCCGCTTGATGGGGAGGACGGTGAATACGGCGATGAAAGCCATGTACCAGAACAGTTGGAAGGTCACGTACCAACGCGTGAAATCGAAAAGTCGGGTTGCTTCGTTCAGATTGATTCCGGCCAGAGTCAGCACGGCGTCCCGCATTCCGAGCGTGTTTCCGAGAAACATCTTGTCCAGGGTGAAAAAAAGCAGCGTCGCCAGCCAATACGGCGCCAGTATGCGGAGAAAACGTTTTTTGAGGAAGGTGGCGGGCGAGGGCCGTTTGTTCATGTAGGACAGCATCACCCCGTATCCCGACATGAACAAGAATGCCGCGACGCTGTCTCCGGCCAAATTCGGCCATGGCCGGGCGAAGGACACGTGGGTCCATAGATGACCAATGACGATAAGCAGGATGATGCAGCCGCGAACCTGCTGCGTTTGCGGCATACTCAGAGGCTCGGATGGTTCGGACCGGCGGGAGGTGGCGGCTCCCAGGGCCACAAGTCCAAGCAACAGGAGTAAATTGGTGAGACCCGGATGCTGGATCGGCAGCTTGTTTGCGAGGTAACTTTCTACCATGCCATGTCCTTTCTTTGCGCCTGCAACAGCAGGGACCGTCAGCCATGAAGTCGGCGAGAACAAGGGACATATGAAGAAAATGCTGTAATTCCAGTACAAAGCATGTCGCCATGTCTGTTGCTCCCAGCCATGGCGGACGTTGCTTGAAGATCACATATGAGCTTTACACGGAGTGTCATTCAAAAACAAGAATTCGTTTATGGGGACACGTTGCAGATAGTTCCGGCGTTGTCTTCTTTCTAGAGTGAAGAGGGGGCGTCGTACCATGTATTGGAAACGGTACGTCGTTGTCTGCGCGGTTGATATGGATGCATCCTTGTCGGCCGTTTCAATGTATTGTTGGAGAGCGTTTTCGATGAAGGGAATCTGCGGTCTCATTAAAGACGGGCATGGAACCTGTGGGGATGCCGCATATGTGGCGGATGTGCCGTTCGCGATTGCCAATGGAAAACACGCCTGGGCGAAAGACGCCCGGTGCGCCTCCATGGCGCGGGGGGAGGGGGGAGAACCGAATAAGTGCAGAGGCGACGAGACAGGGGGTGGGGTGGCGGTTCAAGGCGTCGCGGGCGTTTCCTGCTGGCGACACAAAGAAAAAGCCCTTACGATTTCTCGTAAGGGCCTTGTTCTCTTTGGCTCCCCAGCACGGACTTGAACCGCGAACCTAGTGATTAACAGTCACCCGCTCTGCCGATTGAGCTACTGGGGAACGTTTTTCCGTCGAAGCGAGAGACGGTTTAAACAAATCGTTCCGGGGGGTCAAGTAAAAAAGTGGACTTTTTCAAGAAAATGCAAATAAGGTTTTGCCGGAGGCTAAGGAGTCCATTTTCTTGACGCCATTCATTATATGGCTTACGGAATCAACGTCTCTCGTATTTTTCTAGACTCGGCGGGAGATAAGGAAAAATATTTTGGGACAAGATACTAAGAATACAAAGAAAATTAAGCTGGCAACCAAGTCGCCCAATGCGGCTCGGTTCACGCACATGCTTGAGGCTCTCCAGGCCAAGGACGAACTCAACTCCGTTATCAAGACGCGTGTCGAGAAGGCGTGTCTGCTGCTGGACAGCGGCATCGACCTGTACCCCAACAATTTCCGGAGAGATACGGAAATCAAATCCATCTGGGATCGGCACGGGGAGAC
This window contains:
- a CDS encoding bacteriohemerythrin, which encodes MSLRLKLYSAIGLLLAVGLGMFVATAVITSAQESDGLVINLVGRQRMLSQKMAKEALLYLEDRRTGNDGIELRKQVETTSRLFRDTLTALTYSGPAPVTANPDGPKRDLPAPSESVKTQLLKVRQLWGPYDAALGDILEKQTLDNDFNKKCLAVLVNMNEAVTMMQAESESRVDVLLATQVAGIAIMILTTLVSFLTIQRKLVRPLHTFSSTMDTICRGDLTQVYDNRQKDEIGMVARTLGTMEEKLKTVVSRAKASTVNMADRSADLNEMAADLARSATSQAASVGEIASLMEGMRSTISTTAGNSRETHQLAVKAAEDARKSGESVGTALEAITTIAGKITVIEEIARQTNLLALNAAIEAARAGEHGKGFAVVASEVRKLAERSGQAAKEISELSSNTLGISNEAGELLQLLVPDIEKTANMIEEINASSAEQQRDAEMVGRSVRDLDRGIGETAHMARDLSATTEELSGEANLLRSELHFFKTGEETRVTPPRKAKPQPEYLPPPKPARSLAATTGSKPAKRFRSDFLTSGDDKPLIVWDDSIATGIDLIDDQHKELVKLINRLNSAMLQGKGKAMIGETLEELRRYTSFHFNQEETLFEKYGYSETEEHKSVHGKLLGQVSEFIDKFDSGQTGMSRDLFYFLKDWLVNHIQGVDKRYVPHLKEALKNDY
- a CDS encoding GDSL-type esterase/lipase family protein, whose amino-acid sequence is MAVKQKLILLLIAILLPANMWVGGKLLKRLYPPVPAEPKSPAYEARANMLAELAKQLDAEVVFAGDSLTFFCPLNDFFPGKNVQNCGILSDTSTGLVKRWDATVTSFNPRHVFILIGINDILSESDTDIASELEPILQKTPPGSIYLQSILPVAGKPAKLIPRIRSVNKELARTAKENGQFFLDIHSALAGPDGKLKAEYTYDGIHLTYSGYQAWKSAILKELNTLRRPQSTVPESGGAAESPL
- a CDS encoding acyltransferase family protein — translated: MFSPTSWLTVPAVAGAKKGHGMVESYLANKLPIQHPGLTNLLLLLGLVALGAATSRRSEPSEPLSMPQTQQVRGCIILLIVIGHLWTHVSFARPWPNLAGDSVAAFLFMSGYGVMLSYMNKRPSPATFLKKRFLRILAPYWLATLLFFTLDKMFLGNTLGMRDAVLTLAGINLNEATRLFDFTRWYVTFQLFWYMAFIAVFTVLPIKRGALVLTAAAPLLFLADYYFIHVDWAKYLAFPAGCLAGLYRKPIVDFIRRRPTTTMGAAMSSLTVFLMIKYSLYSGQIEWLPSVAKIGMREINGLLWTIFLLSTFALLGQVGINSKAYWCAGAISYELYLLHGPFLIKYNPVFFLTTEYGVPLSVSFALLLVLLAGLATILKKTGVRLGR